Proteins found in one Nostoc sp. NIES-3756 genomic segment:
- a CDS encoding GAF domain-containing protein, which translates to MSLPRHNFGETGDLMIGVQNQEQNQPANSSPVGALARRKGTISTFLAPLTQDTFKQVVTEVEQKLQIVHQTLSMLDSHGFETILQEMLQSITLKTGELLGADRTTIFLLDEEKQELWSIVAAGEGDRSLEIRIPADKGIAGEVATFKKVVNIPFDFYHDPRSIFAQKQEKITGYRTYTMLALPLLNDQGRLVAVVQLLNKLKPYNSPDATLAQRIDTRGFTSADEQLFQEFAPSIRLILESSRSFYIATQKQRAAAAMMKAVKSLSQSSLDLEDTLKRVMDEAKELMNADRSTLWLIDRDRHELWTKITQDNGSTKELRVPIGKGFAGIVAASGQKLNIPFDLYDHPDSQTAKQLDQQNGYRTCSLLCMPVFNGDQELIGVTQLVNKKKTGDFPPYNPDTWPIAPECFQASFDRNDEEFMEAFNIQAGVALQNAQLFATVKQQEQMQRDILRSLSNGVISTDKLGTIIAANESAVRLLGLESEERLEGKLVCETIAIKEGDFSKWCEDALHGKDTKRRQQYYPDRTLVTTDSLQHSINLSINTIADASDPEQVCGALVVMEDISDEKRLKSTMYRYMTQELAEELLKLDDAKLGGDRKEVSILFSDIRGYTTLTENLQAEEVVSMLNEYFESMVDAVFKHKGTLDKYIGDAIMAVFGSPLPLEEHAWMAVQTSIEMRHRLQEFNQRRYAANKPRINIGIGINSDTVISGNIGSSKRMEFTAIGDGVNLGSRLESVSKQYGCDIIISDNTFRPCRDKIWARELDYIRVKGRNEPVSIYELVGLRSDPINSEKLQVIEHYHKGREYYLQRQFPLARAEFAQVLTFDKNDKAAMLHLLRCQHWLQSPPTESEWDEGVWTFQEK; encoded by the coding sequence ATGTCATTGCCACGGCATAATTTTGGAGAGACTGGCGATTTGATGATTGGGGTACAAAACCAGGAACAAAACCAGCCAGCAAATTCTTCTCCTGTCGGCGCACTAGCCCGCAGAAAAGGTACTATTTCTACGTTTCTTGCCCCCTTAACTCAGGATACTTTTAAACAAGTTGTTACAGAAGTTGAGCAAAAGCTTCAGATTGTGCATCAAACCCTATCGATGCTTGATTCTCATGGGTTTGAGACTATTCTGCAAGAAATGTTGCAATCAATCACCCTGAAAACAGGGGAATTACTAGGAGCAGACCGAACAACTATATTTTTATTGGATGAAGAAAAACAAGAACTGTGGTCAATTGTTGCCGCAGGTGAAGGCGATCGCTCCTTAGAAATTCGCATCCCCGCCGACAAAGGCATTGCAGGTGAAGTGGCTACTTTTAAAAAAGTAGTTAATATACCCTTTGACTTTTATCACGACCCCCGGTCGATATTTGCTCAAAAACAAGAAAAAATCACAGGCTACCGTACCTATACCATGTTGGCCTTACCACTGCTCAACGACCAAGGGCGATTAGTAGCAGTAGTACAATTACTCAATAAGTTAAAACCCTACAACTCTCCCGATGCAACACTGGCACAACGGATTGATACTAGAGGTTTTACTAGTGCTGATGAGCAGTTATTCCAAGAGTTTGCGCCATCAATTCGCTTGATTTTAGAGTCGTCGCGCTCCTTTTATATCGCCACACAAAAACAAAGGGCGGCGGCGGCGATGATGAAAGCTGTCAAATCCCTCAGCCAAAGTAGTCTGGATTTGGAAGATACCCTCAAACGGGTAATGGACGAAGCCAAGGAACTAATGAACGCCGATCGCAGTACCCTATGGCTAATAGACCGCGATCGCCATGAACTGTGGACAAAAATTACCCAAGATAATGGTTCTACCAAGGAGTTGCGCGTACCTATTGGTAAAGGATTTGCCGGAATAGTCGCCGCCTCTGGTCAAAAACTCAACATTCCTTTTGATTTATACGACCATCCAGACTCCCAAACCGCCAAACAACTTGACCAGCAAAATGGCTACCGCACTTGTAGCTTATTATGTATGCCCGTATTCAACGGCGACCAAGAATTAATCGGTGTTACCCAACTGGTAAATAAAAAGAAAACAGGCGATTTCCCTCCATACAATCCAGATACTTGGCCCATAGCCCCCGAATGCTTCCAGGCGAGTTTTGACCGCAATGACGAAGAATTTATGGAAGCCTTCAATATCCAAGCAGGCGTGGCGTTACAGAACGCGCAGTTGTTCGCTACAGTCAAGCAACAAGAACAAATGCAACGGGATATTCTCAGAAGTCTTTCCAATGGTGTAATTTCTACAGATAAGCTAGGGACGATTATTGCCGCCAATGAAAGCGCAGTGCGTTTGTTGGGATTAGAATCAGAAGAACGTTTGGAAGGCAAGCTTGTTTGTGAGACGATCGCCATCAAAGAAGGTGATTTTAGCAAATGGTGTGAAGATGCTTTACATGGAAAAGACACCAAACGCCGCCAGCAGTATTACCCAGACCGCACACTAGTAACGACCGACTCATTACAACATAGTATTAATTTATCAATAAATACCATTGCCGATGCCAGCGACCCCGAACAAGTTTGTGGTGCGTTGGTAGTGATGGAAGATATTAGTGATGAAAAACGCCTCAAAAGTACCATGTATCGGTACATGACCCAGGAATTAGCAGAAGAATTGTTGAAATTGGATGACGCTAAACTGGGAGGCGATCGCAAAGAGGTTTCGATATTATTTTCTGATATTCGCGGCTACACCACTTTGACTGAAAATCTGCAAGCCGAAGAAGTGGTGAGTATGCTTAATGAGTATTTTGAATCGATGGTAGATGCTGTATTCAAGCATAAAGGCACACTTGATAAATACATCGGTGATGCCATCATGGCTGTGTTTGGTTCTCCCCTCCCCTTAGAAGAACACGCTTGGATGGCGGTACAAACCTCTATAGAAATGCGTCATCGCCTACAGGAATTTAACCAACGGCGTTATGCAGCCAACAAACCGAGAATTAATATTGGTATTGGCATCAATTCCGATACTGTAATTAGCGGTAATATTGGCTCTAGTAAGCGGATGGAGTTTACTGCGATCGGTGATGGTGTCAATCTTGGTTCTCGCCTAGAAAGTGTTAGTAAGCAATATGGTTGTGACATTATTATTAGTGATAATACCTTCCGACCATGCCGAGATAAGATTTGGGCCAGAGAACTAGATTACATCCGCGTCAAAGGTAGAAATGAACCTGTATCCATATATGAGTTAGTCGGTTTACGTTCCGACCCCATCAACAGCGAGAAGTTACAGGTAATTGAACATTATCATAAAGGTCGAGAATACTACCTCCAACGCCAGTTTCCTTTGGCTAGGGCTGAGTTTGCCCAAGTTCTGACCTTTGATAAAAATGACAAAGCCGCCATGTTGCACCTGCTACGTTGTCAGCATTGGTTACAGTCTCCCCCAACAGAGAGCGAATGGGATGAGGGTGTATGGACTTTTCAGGAGAAGTAA
- the pgeF gene encoding peptidoglycan editing factor PgeF — translation MHTWHWHNWERLSYLSCSLLADWQHGFFTQQFWPRMPHELTKVLHPEASAYRLKQVHGNTVLTPQEVDSQTDGNTDDSALASADGLVSQQPLQAVWVASADCTPVLIGDVKTGQVAALHAGWRGTAKKIVPHAIARMQAHGSQLADLRIAMGPAIAGEVYQVSVEVAAEIGASIIPHDDADTIVKSLHELPHSPLLADPEPGRVRVDVRRVNALQLENLGISREQIAIAPYCTYQTPEHFFSYRREQQKKVQWSGIVSY, via the coding sequence ATGCACACTTGGCACTGGCACAATTGGGAACGACTATCTTATCTAAGTTGTAGTCTCTTAGCAGATTGGCAACACGGCTTTTTCACTCAGCAATTTTGGCCGCGTATGCCCCATGAATTAACAAAGGTGCTGCACCCAGAAGCATCAGCATATCGCTTGAAGCAGGTTCATGGCAATACCGTTCTCACCCCACAAGAAGTTGATAGTCAAACTGATGGCAATACAGATGATTCTGCCTTAGCCTCAGCCGATGGTTTGGTTAGCCAGCAACCTCTACAAGCCGTCTGGGTAGCCAGCGCCGATTGTACACCAGTCTTGATTGGGGATGTAAAAACCGGGCAAGTAGCCGCACTTCACGCGGGTTGGCGGGGGACAGCCAAGAAAATTGTTCCTCATGCGATCGCCCGGATGCAGGCACATGGTAGTCAGTTAGCTGATTTACGTATTGCAATGGGGCCGGCGATCGCAGGTGAAGTTTACCAAGTTTCTGTAGAAGTAGCGGCGGAAATCGGGGCTAGTATTATACCACATGATGACGCTGATACCATCGTCAAATCATTACATGAATTACCCCATTCACCCCTATTAGCCGACCCAGAACCAGGGAGGGTGAGAGTTGATGTCAGACGAGTAAATGCTTTGCAACTAGAGAACTTAGGTATTAGCAGAGAGCAAATAGCGATCGCTCCCTATTGTACATACCAAACCCCTGAGCATTTCTTTTCTTACCGCCGTGAACAGCAGAAAAAAGTTCAATGGTCAGGGATTGTTAGTTATTAG
- a CDS encoding biotin--[acetyl-CoA-carboxylase] ligase, with protein MAVEFNQQKLESALQKGRKFVYLPFSLHIFSSVASTNRTLWELIDQGAGVGSVVIATQQTAGRGQWGRQWVSPTGGLYVSVAITPKIAATASYQLTLASAWGIVSQLRQAGVDVGIKWPNDLVLEGRKLGGILTETKIKVGKISQAVVGVGINWANPVPETGINLESWQTQQVDKPISCLETLTSKVLLGIESGLACLFQEGIDILLSRYCELLVNMGDRVNVNDLAGVVVGVTPQGDLRVSLKTDGITDIKTSELFLEPGTISLGYRRSLGTY; from the coding sequence ATGGCTGTGGAATTTAATCAGCAAAAATTAGAATCTGCCTTACAAAAAGGGCGGAAATTTGTCTATTTACCATTTTCTCTGCATATTTTTTCTTCTGTCGCCTCCACTAACCGCACCCTCTGGGAATTAATCGACCAAGGTGCAGGCGTGGGTTCTGTAGTTATTGCCACACAGCAGACAGCCGGACGAGGACAATGGGGTCGTCAATGGGTTTCTCCGACTGGCGGATTATATGTGTCTGTAGCCATTACGCCCAAAATAGCAGCAACTGCCAGCTATCAGTTAACCTTAGCTAGTGCTTGGGGTATTGTCTCTCAATTACGCCAAGCTGGTGTAGATGTGGGGATTAAATGGCCTAATGATTTAGTTTTGGAGGGGCGAAAATTAGGCGGTATTCTGACAGAAACTAAAATCAAAGTCGGCAAGATTTCGCAAGCTGTGGTGGGTGTGGGGATTAACTGGGCAAATCCAGTACCAGAGACAGGAATTAATTTAGAATCGTGGCAAACCCAGCAAGTAGATAAACCCATTTCATGTCTAGAAACCTTAACTAGTAAGGTTTTGCTGGGAATAGAGTCCGGTCTGGCTTGCCTTTTTCAAGAAGGAATTGACATCCTTTTGTCTCGCTATTGTGAATTATTAGTGAATATGGGCGATCGCGTAAATGTCAATGATCTTGCTGGGGTTGTGGTGGGAGTGACACCCCAGGGGGATTTGCGCGTGTCTCTCAAAACAGATGGCATAACTGATATTAAAACATCAGAACTTTTTCTAGAACCCGGTACAATTAGTTTGGGTTATCGTAGGTCTTTAGGCACATATTAG
- a CDS encoding peptidoglycan DD-metalloendopeptidase family protein — MTQRNNSAHNNSHQPQQDTTTKRLAYTLPAQGLCLLSSVSLLSGGLVVAQTEASIDNIVPTIENAQPAAGITTVKKDIVIPEASPTEPKFSPRRSTLRQRLRKQEVSQTRQSQPKIQSTEPVFSVRQSKPQVETSRVTPAKNPQVKPQVAETPQVTPTKDTEVATPTPSPADKLPAFAKPKNSGVATEKTRDFNNAYIDPTDYSDKTAGTYEAPNSVVITERSSGCRTILATGQGIGNGCAKPSDNQRVANSSGKSSPNWLRRSQTAQVATLTPTRRLLANNNSRWGNSPVGTASVNKTAYNPNRFIPNPSEFVSTTTTSATPIAPSGGILPPPMAEGNIAPRASTVAYDIPLASVLPQIPYSNTLAYRGSGMMYPLAVASPITSLFGWRIHPITGTQRFHAGIDLGAPMGTPVLAAARGQVITADWVGGYGKTVILSHGSAQQTLYGHLSEILVQPGQWVEPGMVIGQVGSTGNSTGPHLHFEARHLTQNGWVAVDPGVQLQVALSQLLGNRRTAQALRE, encoded by the coding sequence ATGACGCAGCGCAATAACTCTGCCCATAACAATTCACACCAACCACAACAAGACACAACCACAAAACGCCTAGCTTATACTTTACCAGCACAGGGTTTGTGTTTGTTAAGTAGCGTTAGCCTCCTAAGTGGCGGCTTGGTGGTTGCTCAAACGGAAGCATCAATAGATAACATTGTTCCTACTATTGAAAATGCCCAGCCAGCAGCAGGCATAACTACTGTAAAAAAAGATATTGTTATACCAGAAGCATCACCAACTGAGCCAAAATTCTCTCCGAGAAGAAGCACACTCAGACAAAGGCTGCGTAAGCAAGAAGTTTCCCAAACAAGACAGTCCCAACCTAAAATACAATCTACTGAACCTGTTTTTAGTGTTAGACAGTCGAAACCACAGGTAGAAACTTCCCGTGTGACTCCGGCTAAAAATCCACAAGTCAAACCCCAAGTGGCGGAAACTCCACAAGTTACGCCTACTAAAGACACAGAAGTAGCTACACCGACACCTTCCCCAGCAGATAAACTCCCAGCTTTTGCCAAACCTAAAAACAGTGGTGTGGCGACAGAGAAAACTAGGGATTTTAATAACGCCTATATTGACCCTACCGATTACAGCGATAAAACTGCGGGAACCTATGAAGCTCCAAATTCTGTAGTTATTACCGAACGCTCTAGCGGTTGTCGCACTATTTTGGCTACAGGGCAAGGTATTGGTAATGGCTGTGCCAAACCTTCAGATAACCAGCGTGTAGCTAATTCCAGTGGCAAATCATCCCCCAATTGGCTCAGAAGAAGCCAAACGGCTCAGGTAGCCACTCTCACCCCAACGCGGCGACTCTTGGCTAATAACAACAGCCGATGGGGCAATTCTCCAGTTGGGACTGCTAGCGTTAACAAAACCGCATATAACCCCAATCGCTTTATTCCCAACCCCAGCGAATTTGTCAGCACTACCACAACCAGCGCAACTCCCATCGCCCCCAGTGGTGGTATACTACCTCCACCAATGGCAGAAGGTAATATTGCACCTCGTGCTAGCACTGTAGCTTACGACATTCCGCTAGCATCGGTACTACCCCAAATTCCCTACAGCAATACCCTCGCCTATCGTGGTTCAGGGATGATGTACCCCTTGGCGGTAGCATCTCCTATTACCTCGTTATTCGGCTGGCGTATTCACCCGATTACGGGAACTCAACGCTTCCACGCTGGGATTGACTTAGGTGCGCCTATGGGTACACCCGTTTTAGCCGCAGCCAGAGGTCAAGTAATCACTGCTGATTGGGTGGGTGGTTATGGTAAAACCGTCATCCTCAGTCACGGTTCCGCGCAACAAACCCTTTACGGGCATTTGTCAGAAATACTAGTCCAACCAGGACAATGGGTAGAACCAGGTATGGTAATTGGACAAGTCGGTAGTACTGGCAACTCTACAGGGCCTCACCTGCACTTTGAAGCCCGCCATCTCACACAAAATGGATGGGTAGCAGTTGACCCAGGCGTACAGCTACAAGTTGCCCTTAGCCAGTTGCTGGGTAACAGACGTACAGCACAGGCTCTTAGGGAGTAA
- a CDS encoding riboflavin synthase: protein MFTGLIQALGTIKPLGGDSWQITCVSQSLSIMQDLAYGDSVAVDGVCLTVEEILKDGFIASASPETLRRTTLGTEQAQQGYVNLETSLRVGGKVGGHFVMGHVDGVGQLLGLEKTATSWEMTFTAPEAIARYIVPKGSITVNGISLTVAAYEPELSQFTVAVIPLTYAETNLRYLVPGSLVNLEGDILGKYVEKFLQPGHRHSNNTDITPAFLVEHGYM from the coding sequence GTGTTTACAGGATTAATCCAAGCATTAGGAACAATCAAGCCTCTAGGGGGCGATTCTTGGCAAATTACTTGTGTAAGTCAGTCATTATCAATTATGCAGGATTTGGCTTACGGTGACAGCGTGGCGGTAGATGGTGTTTGCCTCACGGTGGAAGAAATTTTAAAAGATGGGTTTATTGCCTCTGCTTCCCCCGAAACTCTTCGCCGCACCACTCTAGGCACTGAGCAAGCACAACAAGGATACGTCAACCTAGAAACTTCCTTAAGAGTTGGTGGTAAAGTCGGCGGTCACTTTGTCATGGGTCATGTAGATGGTGTAGGACAATTGCTTGGGTTGGAGAAGACAGCCACTTCTTGGGAAATGACCTTTACAGCACCAGAAGCGATCGCACGTTACATTGTCCCTAAGGGTAGCATTACTGTCAATGGCATCAGTTTGACTGTAGCCGCCTATGAGCCAGAATTATCTCAGTTTACCGTAGCAGTAATCCCCCTGACTTACGCTGAGACTAATCTACGCTATCTTGTCCCTGGCAGCTTAGTAAATTTAGAAGGCGATATCTTAGGCAAATACGTCGAGAAATTCCTCCAACCCGGTCATCGACACAGCAACAATACAGATATCACGCCTGCATTTTTGGTAGAGCATGGGTATATGTAG
- a CDS encoding bifunctional nuclease family protein: MIEMKVAGIALDAITRSPIVLLKDASDRRALPIYIGQEQARAIMGALENQKPPRPLTHDLIVNILEAWDMTLEKVIIHSLQKDTFYAALILQQGEVKKEIDARPSDAIAVALRTNTPIWVMEEVIADASIPVDRDADEAEQQAFKEFISNLRPEDLIKRFGNGDS, translated from the coding sequence ATGATTGAAATGAAAGTCGCTGGCATAGCATTAGATGCCATAACCCGCAGCCCAATTGTCTTATTAAAAGACGCTTCCGATCGCCGTGCCTTACCAATCTATATTGGTCAAGAACAAGCTAGGGCTATCATGGGCGCACTGGAGAATCAAAAGCCTCCCCGTCCCTTAACCCATGACCTGATTGTAAATATTCTAGAGGCGTGGGACATGACTCTAGAAAAGGTGATTATTCACTCCTTACAAAAGGACACATTCTATGCAGCATTGATTCTTCAGCAAGGCGAAGTCAAAAAAGAAATTGACGCACGTCCTAGTGATGCGATCGCTGTTGCTCTCCGTACAAATACCCCTATCTGGGTAATGGAAGAAGTAATAGCTGATGCTTCAATCCCAGTAGATCGTGACGCTGATGAAGCCGAACAACAAGCCTTTAAGGAATTTATTTCCAATCTTCGTCCAGAGGATTTAATTAAGCGCTTTGGTAATGGTGACAGCTAG
- a CDS encoding aldo/keto reductase, protein MHYRRFGKTNLNLSVFSLGTMRYLANSENVQQTIAEALALGINHIETARGYGKSEEYFGKAIKAGLCVPRSQLYITTKIPPTADADSMRRYIDESLERLNLDYLDCLGIHGLNTWEHLEWVQAKNGCMKAVEEAINDGRVRHVGFSTHGALDLIQAAINTDFFQFINLHYYYFFQRNVDAIALAAKKDMGVFIISPADKGGKLYTPPQSLENLCHPFSPLELNYRFLLADKRITTLSVGPATPAELVEPLQVADSDGELTPAEISTFQRLENHQKTILGTQQCSQCYACLPCPEKINIPEVLRLRNLAVAYNMTDYGQYRYGMFENAGHWFPGMKANRCTECGDCLPRCPEKLDIPTLLEDTHNRLNGKAGRRLWG, encoded by the coding sequence ATGCACTACCGACGCTTTGGCAAAACTAACCTAAACCTCTCGGTTTTTTCTCTAGGAACAATGCGCTACTTGGCTAATAGCGAAAATGTGCAGCAGACTATTGCCGAAGCTTTAGCGTTAGGGATTAATCATATAGAAACAGCCAGAGGTTACGGTAAAAGTGAGGAGTATTTTGGCAAAGCTATCAAAGCAGGGTTGTGTGTACCTCGTTCTCAACTGTATATAACGACTAAAATTCCGCCAACAGCTGACGCTGATAGTATGCGTCGGTATATTGATGAATCCCTAGAACGGTTGAACTTAGATTATTTAGATTGTCTAGGTATTCACGGCTTAAATACCTGGGAACATCTAGAGTGGGTGCAGGCTAAAAACGGCTGTATGAAAGCTGTGGAAGAAGCAATAAATGACGGTAGAGTCAGACACGTTGGCTTTTCCACCCACGGGGCGTTAGATTTAATTCAAGCAGCTATCAACACAGATTTTTTTCAATTCATTAATCTACATTACTATTATTTCTTTCAAAGAAATGTAGATGCGATCGCCCTAGCAGCAAAGAAAGATATGGGCGTTTTTATCATCTCCCCCGCCGATAAGGGAGGGAAGCTATATACACCACCCCAAAGCCTGGAAAATTTATGTCACCCCTTTTCGCCTCTAGAATTAAACTATAGATTTCTCTTGGCTGACAAACGCATCACCACCTTGAGTGTAGGGCCAGCCACTCCAGCAGAATTAGTAGAACCGTTGCAAGTTGCTGATAGTGATGGTGAGTTAACGCCAGCAGAAATTTCCACTTTTCAACGTTTAGAAAATCATCAAAAAACAATTTTAGGAACCCAACAGTGTAGCCAATGCTATGCTTGTTTACCTTGTCCAGAAAAAATCAATATTCCTGAAGTTCTGCGATTACGTAATTTGGCAGTGGCGTACAACATGACCGATTACGGACAATACCGTTATGGAATGTTTGAAAACGCTGGTCACTGGTTTCCAGGAATGAAAGCCAACCGTTGTACAGAATGCGGTGATTGTTTACCTCGATGTCCAGAAAAGTTAGATATTCCCACATTATTAGAAGATACCCACAATCGCTTAAATGGTAAAGCGGGGAGAAGGTTGTGGGGATAA
- a CDS encoding chlorophyll a/b-binding protein, whose amino-acid sequence MTDTTKISASVVEDRNSWRWGFTPQAEIWNGRLAMIGFLAAALIELFSGQGFLHFWGIL is encoded by the coding sequence ATGACAGACACAACAAAAATCTCTGCTTCCGTAGTTGAAGACCGCAATTCTTGGCGTTGGGGTTTCACTCCTCAAGCCGAAATCTGGAACGGTCGCTTGGCAATGATTGGCTTTTTAGCAGCCGCATTGATTGAGCTGTTCTCTGGTCAAGGCTTCCTGCACTTCTGGGGCATTCTGTAA
- the rpoD gene encoding RNA polymerase sigma factor RpoD has product MNQANNVLDSIYQPDLEIMNQPEIELEDLLIEEDEDLLLADDGDIDEFLEPQSDEDDAKSGKAAKSRRRTQSKKKHYTEDSIRLYLQEIGRIRLLRADEEIELARKIADLLELERVRERLSEQLERDPRDSEWAEAVQIPLPAFRYRLHVGRRAKDKMVQSNLRLVVSIAKKYMNRGLSFQDLIQEGSLGLIRAAEKFDHEKGYKFSTYATWWIRQAITRAIADQSRTIRLPVHLYETISRIKKTTKLLSQEMGRKPTEEEIATRMEMTIEKLRFIAKSAQLPISLETPIGKEEDSRLGDFIESDGETPEDQVSKNLLREDLEKVLDSLSPRERDVLRLRYGLDDGRMKTLEEIGQIFNVTRERIRQIEAKALRKLRHPNRNSVLKEYIR; this is encoded by the coding sequence ATGAACCAGGCTAACAACGTACTCGATAGCATTTATCAGCCTGACCTAGAAATAATGAATCAGCCTGAGATCGAGTTAGAAGACCTCTTAATAGAAGAAGATGAGGACTTATTGCTCGCTGATGATGGCGACATTGATGAGTTTTTAGAGCCTCAGTCTGATGAGGACGACGCAAAGTCTGGAAAAGCCGCTAAATCGCGTCGTCGGACACAAAGCAAGAAGAAGCACTATACCGAAGATTCCATTCGTCTGTACTTGCAAGAAATTGGTCGTATCCGTTTGTTGCGTGCAGATGAAGAAATCGAGCTGGCTAGAAAAATTGCTGATTTATTGGAATTAGAGAGGGTACGCGAGAGGCTGTCAGAACAGCTAGAACGTGACCCCCGTGATAGTGAATGGGCAGAAGCAGTACAAATTCCATTACCTGCATTCCGTTACCGCCTGCACGTTGGCCGCAGAGCAAAAGATAAGATGGTGCAATCAAACTTGCGCCTTGTAGTTTCAATTGCCAAGAAATACATGAATCGTGGCTTATCTTTCCAAGATTTAATTCAGGAAGGAAGCCTTGGTTTGATTCGTGCGGCTGAGAAGTTTGACCATGAGAAGGGTTATAAATTCTCAACCTACGCTACTTGGTGGATTCGTCAAGCAATTACCAGAGCGATCGCTGACCAATCTCGCACCATCCGTCTGCCGGTTCACCTCTACGAAACCATCTCCCGCATCAAGAAAACCACCAAGCTATTGTCTCAAGAAATGGGACGCAAACCTACAGAAGAAGAGATCGCAACTCGTATGGAAATGACCATCGAGAAACTGCGTTTCATCGCTAAATCTGCCCAGTTACCCATTTCCTTAGAAACACCAATTGGTAAAGAAGAAGATTCTCGCTTAGGTGATTTTATCGAATCTGATGGCGAAACTCCAGAAGACCAAGTTTCTAAAAACCTTCTGCGTGAAGATTTAGAAAAAGTCCTCGACAGCCTCAGCCCTCGTGAACGCGACGTTCTCAGACTGCGCTATGGTCTAGATGACGGTCGGATGAAGACTTTAGAGGAAATTGGGCAAATCTTTAACGTCACCCGCGAACGGATTCGCCAAATTGAAGCCAAAGCACTCCGTAAATTACGCCACCCCAACCGCAACAGCGTTCTTAAGGAATATATTCGTTAG